The region AGAGTCAAGATTCTTTTGTTCACCGTCGAAGCATATTTTCAATTGACAGGTAAAGCGGCCTTCCAGCCCACTCCATGACAGATATATGCATATTCGGTCAGATGAGCAAGATGAGAGAAGGGTCAGCCCGGCGAGCTGCGCGGAGAGGCCGTTCGGTTATTCAGGACACTCATTTTGTTCGATCTGCCGTCAGAATTCTGTGATTTTTGAACTGTAAAAAGCCGACTGTGCACGCCGTTCTGCGGCGTTCATCCACACCGGACGTTCAGCTGCGTATCATCTCCGAAGTTCCCAATTTCGCTTGACAGCGTCCCATCAGCCGTGCACTCCACGGCCATACTCCCATCTGTCACGGTTGCGGAACTGTCCCAGGAGGTCGCCACCATGAACGCACGCACCAGCACCCTCGGTACCCTTGCACTGACCCTGCTCCTCGCCGCCTGCGGCAGCCAGCAGACCGCTCCCACCACCGACGTCGTCTCCCGCGGCCAGACCAGCGCGCCCCTCCTGGGCACCAGCAACCCCGAAGCGATCCCCGGCCAGTACATCGTCGTCTTCAGCGACGGCGCCGCCGCCGACCTCAGCAGCCAGAGCGCCAGCGGCCTGATCAGCACCCTGGGCCTCGACCCGCAGGGCGTGCAGGTGCAGCAGGTGTACGGCGCGGCCCTGAACGGCTTCGCCGCCAAACTCAGCAGCCAAAACCTCGCGAAGCTGCAGGCCGACAAGCGCGTCAAATACATCGAGCAGGACGCCATGATGCACGCCACCGCCACGCAGACCGGCGCCACCTGGGGCCTTGACCGCATCGACCAGCGCAACCTCCCCCTGGACAGCAGCTACACCTATGGCAGCACCGCCAGCGGCGTGAAGGCGTACATCATCGACACCGGCATCAACACCGCCCACACCAACTTCGGCGGGCGCGCCATCTGGGGCACCAACACCACCGGCGACGGCAACAACAGCGACTGCCAGGGGCACGGCACGCACGTCGCCGGGACCGTCGGCAGCAGCACCTACGGCGTCGCCAAGGGCGTCACCCTGGTCGCCGTGAAGGTGCTCGGCTGTGACGGCAGCGGCACGAACTCCGGCGTGATCGCCGGCGTGAACTGGGCTGTGAGCAACAAGGGCACGGCAGCCGCCGTCGCCAACATGAGCCTCGGGGGCGGCTTCAGCCAGGCCGTGAACGACGCCGTGAACAGCGCCGCGGGCCAGAACCTCGTGATGGCCGTCGCCGCCGGGAACGAGAACCAGAACGCCTGCAACGTCTCCCCCGCCAGCGCCGCCAGCGCCATCACCGTCGGCGCCACCACCAAGACCGACAGCCGCGACACCACCTACAGCAACTTCGGCAGCTGCCTGGACATCTTCGCGCCCGGCACCGGCATCACCAGCACCTGGATCGGCAGCACCACCGCCACGAACACCATCAGCGGCACCAGCATGGCCACCCCGCACGTCGCGGGCGCCGCCGCGCTGCTGATCGCCGCCGGGAACACCACCAACAGCGCCGTGACCAGCGCCATGCTGAACAACGCCACCAGCGGCAAGGTCACGAACGCGGGCACGGGCAGCACCACCCGCCTGCTGTTCACCGGCACTGGCACGGTCACGCCCCCCACCGGCACGACCACCACCTACACGGGCACGGTCAGCGCCGGCACGGCGAGCTACAAGCCCGGCACCGCCGGCTTCAGCTACGCGGGCGGCACCCTGAAGGGCACCCTCAGCGGCCCCTCCGGCACCGACTTCGACCTGTACCTCCAGAAGTACAACGGCAGCACCTGGGCCGACGTCGCCGCCAGCGAGAGCGGCACCAGCAGCGAGGCCATCACCTACACGGCCGCCAGCGGCACCTACCGCTGGGAAGTGTACGGCTACAGCGGCAGCGGCAGCTACACCCTCGTCGAAACGAAGTAAGCCCTCCAGCCGGGGATCAGGTGGTCACGAACCTGATCCCCGATTCACGTCCTCTCCCCCGTCCCCCTTCCCGGAGGTTCCATCATGTTCAAACCCCTGCACGCCGCCCTGACCGCCCTGGGCATCCTGGCCCTGAGCGCCTGCTCCACCCAGACCGCCCCGCAGGCCACGCTGCCCGAGGAGACCCTCACGGTCACCGGCACCGAGAAGGCCTTCACGGACACGATCGGCAGCCAGATCGTGTACGGCACGGTCACCAGCGTCACCAACCGCCCCTACCAGGTGAGCGTCACGCCCAGCACCGAACTGTCGGGCGGCTGGTGCGGCGGCACCCTGATCAGCTCCACGTGGGTGCTGACCGCCGCGCACTGCGTCGAGGGCTA is a window of Deinococcus grandis DNA encoding:
- a CDS encoding S8 family peptidase, which codes for MNARTSTLGTLALTLLLAACGSQQTAPTTDVVSRGQTSAPLLGTSNPEAIPGQYIVVFSDGAAADLSSQSASGLISTLGLDPQGVQVQQVYGAALNGFAAKLSSQNLAKLQADKRVKYIEQDAMMHATATQTGATWGLDRIDQRNLPLDSSYTYGSTASGVKAYIIDTGINTAHTNFGGRAIWGTNTTGDGNNSDCQGHGTHVAGTVGSSTYGVAKGVTLVAVKVLGCDGSGTNSGVIAGVNWAVSNKGTAAAVANMSLGGGFSQAVNDAVNSAAGQNLVMAVAAGNENQNACNVSPASAASAITVGATTKTDSRDTTYSNFGSCLDIFAPGTGITSTWIGSTTATNTISGTSMATPHVAGAAALLIAAGNTTNSAVTSAMLNNATSGKVTNAGTGSTTRLLFTGTGTVTPPTGTTTTYTGTVSAGTASYKPGTAGFSYAGGTLKGTLSGPSGTDFDLYLQKYNGSTWADVAASESGTSSEAITYTAASGTYRWEVYGYSGSGSYTLVETK